The DNA segment TTGATTTCAAATCTTTCTAGTTCCCTAAAATACTTGCTTTGAATGTCTTCAATCCCTTGATTTTTCATCTTAGATAGCACATCATCAAACACAGCGTCTAGTTTCAACGCATACGCTCTGGAATTTCTTGCAACTTCTTCGGCTTTTCTTAGCTTGGAAGTGGAAACGAGTTTCATCGCATGCGTGATTTTTTGCGTGTTTTTAACGCTTCCAATTTTCTTTCTAATGTCTCTTAAATTCGCCATATTCTAGCCGTCTCCTACTCGCTATAAGTGAGCTTAAATTCCTCTAAGACTTTTCTTAGCATGGCTTCCAAATCCTTATCTAGCACTTTTTTAGTGTGGATTTCTTCTAAAACTTGGGGGTATTTTGCTTCCAAGAAAGGGTATAGTTGCTCTTCAAAATCCACGACTTTTTTCACGCTCACGCTGTCTAAAAAGCCCTTAGCCCCAGCGTAAATAATGACCACTTGCTTTTCAATAGGCAAGGGCGAATAAGGGGCTTGTTTCAGCACTTCCACCATGCGTTGCCCCCTTTCTAATTGCTTTTTACTCGCTTCATCTAAATCAGAAGCGAATTGCGTGAAGGCTTGCAACTCTCTGTATTGCGCTAAATCCAGGCGCAAAGTCCCTGAAACCTGCTTGGTCGCTTTGATTTGAGCGGCCCCTCCAACCCTTGAAACCGACAAGCCCACATTGATAGCCGGGCGGATCCCTGAATAAAACAAATCCGTTTCTAAGAAAATTTGCCCGTCTGTAATAGAAATGATATTCGTAGGGATATAAGCTGAAACATCGCCCGCTTGAGTTTCCACAATAGGGAGCGCGGTCAAAGAGCCGGCACCCTTTTCATCGCAAAGTTTAGCCGCTCTTTCTAAAAGCCGTGAGTGAATATAAAACACGTCTCCAGGAAAAGCCTCCCTACCTGGGGGTCTTCTCAAAATCAAAGACATCTCTCTGTAAGCGACAGCATGCTTACTCAAATCGTCATAAATGATTAGGGCATGGCGGGCATGATCTCTAAAGTATTCCCCCATAGCCACACCTGAATAAGGGGCTAAATATTGCATCGCAGCTGAATCTGAAGCCGAAGCGTTAATCACAACGCTGTATTCCATCGCCCCGTATTCTTCTAATTTGCGGACCACTTGCGCGACAGTGGATTCTTTTTGCCCAATAGCCACATAGATACAGATCACATTTTGCCCTTTTTGGTTAATGATCGCATCGATCGCTACGGTGGTTTTACCGGTTTGTTTATCTCCAATAATCAATTCCCTTTGCCCGCGCCCAATAGGCACCAACGCATCAATGGCTTTAATGCCAGTTTGTAAAGGCTCATGCACAGATTTTCTGTCCATAATGCCTGGGGCTTTTTGCTCTATTAGGCTAAACTCATTCGTTTCTATCTCACCCTTGCCATCAATAGGCTCACCCAAAGCGTTCAACACGCGCCCCACAACCGCATCGCCAACAGGAACTTTCATCAAACTCTTCGTGCGTTTAACGCTAGTCCCCTCTTTAATATTGTTACCAAAACCAAACACAATCACGCCAACGCTATCTTCTTCTAAGTTAGCCGCAACGCCTTTATCCCCTGTTTCAAACTCGAGCACTTCATACGACATGACACCATTTAAGCCATAAACCTTAGCCACACCATCAGCGTATGAAACGACCTTTCCTACTTCAGCCATATCGCAATCAAGTTCAAAATTCTTGATTTTTTCTTCAATAACCGAGCTGATTTCTTCCAATTTTAGTTGGGACATTATCTTTATCTCCTTAGATTGATTAAATAGATTGAATAACCTGTTTTTCTATTTTCTTTAAAATATCTTCTTTAGAAAAGCCTATTTCTAAATCCAAGCTTGAAACGCTCAAAGAAACCCCTTTTTTAGACCAAGTGTCTTGAGCGATTTCTACAGGGGCGTTAAAATGCGCTTGCAATTTTTGTTGCACTTCTTCTAGCTCCTTATTTTCAAGCTTTTGCGGGACTAAAAGCGTGGCTTCTAAAGTCTTTTTAGAATCAAAAGACAGCTCTTCAGCGACTAATTCCAACATATCAAGCCGGTTATTTTTTAACACCACTTCCATTACAGGCTTTAAAACTGAACATGCTTTTGTGGAAGTTATTTTTTCTAAGATTTCAAATACAACCTCTTTTTTAACTTTTAAAGAAACATGAGCTAACACCTGGTTGAGTTTGTGTAATTTTATGGCTTCTGCTACATTTTTAAGCCCCACAACGATTTCTTCCAATAACGCTAGATCGCTTTTAGTGTGGTTTTTCAACGCCTTAGCATAATGCTTAGAGATCACTTTTAAATCTTGCATTTAAAGCCTTTGTTTCAAAATATTCACGCAATCTTGCGCATTGAAAGAGACTTTTTTGCTCTCTCTTAGATCTTTAAAAACGCTTTCAACCAGCTCTCTTTTGATCTTTTTAACTTCTAAATCCATCAACGCCTTAGAATTTTTGATCAAATTTTCCACATCCATTTTGGTTTGCAATTCGTATTTTTGCGTGATCGTGTAAGCTTCTTTATTCGCATCAGAAATAATCAATTCAGCTTTTTCTTTGGCTTGCTCTAATTCTTTTAGGAGTTTTTTCTTGTTTTCTTTACTCACTTTAAGTTGGGCTTGAATCTCTTCTAAGCGTTTGGAGATTTCAAGGCTTTTGGAGTGCAAAAACGCTCGCAGTTTTTTAGCTAAAAAATACCACAAAATCCCCGCAAATAAGAGGAAATTTAAAGAACGCTCTATAATGTCCGTTTGTGAAATATCCAATCCAGTAGCACACAAAGGGCTTAAAAGGATCAAAAACCCTAACACCATTTTAACTAACACCATCTATCAACTCCCTAAACCCATAGCCACACGCTTGTTTAACTCGTCTTCAAATACCGGCATTTGCGCTTGCAACTGCTCTTTTAAGACTTGCTTTTCATTTTGTAATTGCTTTGCGAACGCTTCAAACTCTTGATTGAGTTCGTTCTCTTTTTGCTTGATCACAGCGTCATAGGACTCTGTAGCTTTTTGAATCGCTTCCGCTATCATTTCTCTGTGCTTTTCAGCAGCTTCTTTAAGAATAGTCTCAATTTGATGGCCAATCTCCACGCTTTGGGTGTTATCCGTTTTGATTTTAGCCAAGCTATCCTTTATCTCTGCCTGTCTGTTATCCATAAAAGCCAACAAAGGCCTATACACCCAAACATTCATCGCCCACAACAATAACACAAACACCACAAAAACGACCGCCATTAAATAGGGGTTAACCGATATATTCATGACCTATTTCTTTCCTGAAAACCTAAAAATATTTGAAAACTCGCATTTGTTATAAAAACACTAGCTTCATTGTAACAAAAAATCGCTTAAAATTTGAGAATACTCAAGCGTTAAGACATCATTTTTTTCATAAAAGCCTCTAAAAGAGAATTTTCATAACATCGTAAAACGATTTTATTCCCTTTCAAAGTAGCTTTAAGCTTGTAATGATCCCACAAACTTTGATTAAAGCGTTTTAATTCATCTTCAGCGATGAGCGTTTGGGTTTCCTTGAAACCATGTTTTTTATTTTCAAAATTTGCGTTTATTTTAAAATCACGCGCTAAATCTTCTGTCTGGCGCACGCTGAGTTTCTGCCCTATGATGGAATTTAAAATCAATTCTTGTTTTTCTTCATCCAAACCCACCAAAACTTTTGCATGCCCTGAAGTGATTTTTTCTTCTAAAAGAGCGTTTTGAACCTTAGAAGAGAGCGTCAATAAACGCATGATATTAGCCACATGGGCTCGGGATTTTTTAACGATTTTAGACAGCTCTTCTTGGGTCATTTGATAGCTTTCAAGCAATTCTTTATACGATCTAGCCAACTCCAAGGGGTTTAAATCTTCTCGCTGGATATTTTCAATCAAAGCGACTTCACGCATTTTTTCTTGCTCAATATCCACAACAATCGCCTTAATCGTAGGCATTTTAGCTAATTTGCTCGCTCTTAAGCGCCTTTCACCAGCGATCAAATGGTAACGCCCGTTCTCACTCACCACCAAAACCGGTTGCAATAAACCATGTTCTTTAATGGATTGTGCTAATTCTTCTAAGGAATCTTCGCTAAAGATTTTTCTGGGCTGGTAAGGATTAGGCATCACCTCATCAATACCAAGCTCCACAACCCGATTCGCTCTTTCATACAGCCCTTGCTCATACACTTCATTGATTTCAGGGAAAATATCCGCTAAACCCCTACCCAACACTTTATTTTTTGCCATATGCTACCCTTGAAGAATGCTTTGAGCTAATTTTTGATAAGCGATACTGCCATTAGATTTAATATCATAGAGTAAAATGGGCTTGCCAAAACTAGGCGATTCTGCTAGTTTCACGCTTTTAGGGATCATAATATACTCTCCTGTAACCGAATCTCTAAAAAACTCTGAGTCAAAATACTTAAACAATTCCGCTAAAACCCCTTTTGTCAAATTGAGCTGAGGGACATGCATTGTGGGTAAAAAACCTCTGATTTTGAGTTTAGGGTTCGTGCTTTTTTGCAGCATTCTAATGGTGTTAAGCAATAATTTAGTGCCTTCAAGGG comes from the Helicobacter pylori genome and includes:
- a CDS encoding ParB/RepB/Spo0J family partition protein, encoding MAKNKVLGRGLADIFPEINEVYEQGLYERANRVVELGIDEVMPNPYQPRKIFSEDSLEELAQSIKEHGLLQPVLVVSENGRYHLIAGERRLRASKLAKMPTIKAIVVDIEQEKMREVALIENIQREDLNPLELARSYKELLESYQMTQEELSKIVKKSRAHVANIMRLLTLSSKVQNALLEEKITSGHAKVLVGLDEEKQELILNSIIGQKLSVRQTEDLARDFKINANFENKKHGFKETQTLIAEDELKRFNQSLWDHYKLKATLKGNKIVLRCYENSLLEAFMKKMMS
- a CDS encoding F0F1 ATP synthase subunit delta: MQDLKVISKHYAKALKNHTKSDLALLEEIVVGLKNVAEAIKLHKLNQVLAHVSLKVKKEVVFEILEKITSTKACSVLKPVMEVVLKNNRLDMLELVAEELSFDSKKTLEATLLVPQKLENKELEEVQQKLQAHFNAPVEIAQDTWSKKGVSLSVSSLDLEIGFSKEDILKKIEKQVIQSI
- the atpA gene encoding F0F1 ATP synthase subunit alpha translates to MSQLKLEEISSVIEEKIKNFELDCDMAEVGKVVSYADGVAKVYGLNGVMSYEVLEFETGDKGVAANLEEDSVGVIVFGFGNNIKEGTSVKRTKSLMKVPVGDAVVGRVLNALGEPIDGKGEIETNEFSLIEQKAPGIMDRKSVHEPLQTGIKAIDALVPIGRGQRELIIGDKQTGKTTVAIDAIINQKGQNVICIYVAIGQKESTVAQVVRKLEEYGAMEYSVVINASASDSAAMQYLAPYSGVAMGEYFRDHARHALIIYDDLSKHAVAYREMSLILRRPPGREAFPGDVFYIHSRLLERAAKLCDEKGAGSLTALPIVETQAGDVSAYIPTNIISITDGQIFLETDLFYSGIRPAINVGLSVSRVGGAAQIKATKQVSGTLRLDLAQYRELQAFTQFASDLDEASKKQLERGQRMVEVLKQAPYSPLPIEKQVVIIYAGAKGFLDSVSVKKVVDFEEQLYPFLEAKYPQVLEEIHTKKVLDKDLEAMLRKVLEEFKLTYSE
- a CDS encoding FoF1 ATP synthase subunit B', encoding MNISVNPYLMAVVFVVFVLLLWAMNVWVYRPLLAFMDNRQAEIKDSLAKIKTDNTQSVEIGHQIETILKEAAEKHREMIAEAIQKATESYDAVIKQKENELNQEFEAFAKQLQNEKQVLKEQLQAQMPVFEDELNKRVAMGLGS
- a CDS encoding F0F1 ATP synthase subunit B — translated: MVLVKMVLGFLILLSPLCATGLDISQTDIIERSLNFLLFAGILWYFLAKKLRAFLHSKSLEISKRLEEIQAQLKVSKENKKKLLKELEQAKEKAELIISDANKEAYTITQKYELQTKMDVENLIKNSKALMDLEVKKIKRELVESVFKDLRESKKVSFNAQDCVNILKQRL